From the genome of Longispora fulva:
TCGCTCCGCCATGGCATGTCGTCACAGGATCAATGTGCGCTTCGGTCGAATGACGCAGAACTCGTTGCCTTCGGGGTCGGCGAGGACGACCCAGGACTCCTCACCGGACTGCCCGACATCGACGTGGCGCGCGCCGAGTGCCAGTACCCGTTCGATCTCGTCGACCCGGTCCTCCGCCGTGCACGTCAGATCGAGGTGAAGGCGATTCTTGACCGCTTTGACGTCGGCGACCGGCATGAAGCAGATCCCGACCGGCGCTGTGACGTCCGGTCCGATGACCACCTCCCGGTCCCGTTCGGACAGGATCTTCCAACCCAGTACCTGGGCCCAGAATCGGGCCAGGCCTGGCAGATCGTGGGCGTCGATGACGATGTGGTGCAGTCGCAGCGGCATGGGTCTGATCCTCGCGGATGCCGTCGCCATCGGCCACCGCACCCACTGAGACCACGACCCGGTGTCGATACTCGGTGGATGACTGATCTCCCGTCCGGTGAACGGCCCACGACTTCGGCTTCGGCCTGCTGGCCGCCGCGACATTCGACCGGTGCAACCCGGACGTGATCGAGTTCTGCATCGCCGGATTCCTGCCGGGCTTGCTGGCCGTACCGGTCCTCCTGGTGATCACCGGGCCACTGGTCGCCTGGGCGCTGCGACTGCACTTTCCCATCCTGTTCGCCGTGCCCGCAGTCGTCTTCCCCGTGCTGCTGTTCTGCCCCGAGGTGGTCATTCCAGGTGACCAACCGGCCCGACTGATCGGACACCGCCGCCGCACTCCACCCGGCGTCCCGCAGACGCTCTGGCCCCGCAGCACACAGGCACACCACTGCGGCGCATGGAAGGTGGAGATCGCGGCTGCGGCGAACGCTGAGCCCCAGCTACGTCTGAAACAGTCCTGACCTGGACCGCCGTCACCCTGACGACCCGCAGGTTGACCAGGACATTCGCTCGAATCGGATCCACGACCCCTGCGCCGGATCCGGCTTGAGCTTGTTCTTCAACCGTGGTGGTCGCCATGTGGCGACAGCTATGGTGCGGCTGTGATCATTTCTCAGTACGTGTACTTCTCGATCGCCTCGGAACAGGTGTCGGCGCAGGAGATCGGAGCGCGTCTCGGTCTGTCGCCTGATGAGCACACGGTGCGTGGCAGCAGGTCGGCCCTGCCCATGGTGCCCAAGGCGCACTCATGGAAGGTGGTGTGCCGTGAGAGCGGTCTATGCGTGGACGAACAGGTCGAGCGACTTGTCGAGCGGCTGGAGCAGTACGCGGTGCCGATCGGGGCTCTGGCTGACGAACTGGCCGCCAGCGAGGGTGGCCGCAGCGCGACCTTGCAGGTAGTGCGGTACCTCAACTCCGGCGCCGACCCTGAGTACAGGGTGCTGGGCTGGCATTTGGACGCCCGCGTGCTGGACTTCTTGAGGGTGACGCGCGCGGAGTTGGATGTCGATGAGTACGGCCACGAGTGTCCGGCAGACCCCGAGGACGACTGAGATCGCCCACATCCGAGTTGCGCCCGCTGGCTAGCCCAGTGCCGCCCGGACCTTCACGATGGACGCCTCCAGCTCGTCGGCGTCGTCGTGGCGCACAGACCACTCCACGCCCCGCAGCTCACGCCGGACCCGGTTCACCGCCACGCCCCACCCCAGCGCCCCACTGTCGATGCCGGTGAGCTCCGCGTAGCGGCTCAGGACTGCGGCACCGAACTCCGCGCCCAGACACCACAGGCCACACAGGTCAGCCGCCCGATCACCGAGCCGGGCGTCCTCCCAGTCCACCACCGCCGCCAGCCGGCCTTCCCGCGCCACGAGGTTGCCGTGCCAGAAGTCGCCGTGCAGCGCGACAGGCCTCCCGACCTCGGCGATCCAATCCCGGTACTCGGCCCGCCAGCGCCCGAACGCGGCGACCTCCGGACCGGCCAGCCGGCCGGCGACGAGCTCGACGACTGGGTCCGGTGGCCAGAGTTCGGCCTCCTCCACTGACCGGCGCAGCCCGACTTCCGCCGGCGTCCGGCGCAGCACGGCTTCGAGCTTCGGGGAGTCGACCGCATGTAGGGCGGCGAGGAACTGTGCCGTCTCCCCGGCGAGTGCCGAGCCGTGCGACCGCACCAGCCCGGCGGAGACCGGCTCGCCCGGCAGCCACACGTGCACCAGCGCACCATGCTCCAACGATTCCTGCGCCGGCAGCACCTCGACCACTTCCGGTACCCGGGCCGGCAGCTCGGGCAACGCGCCGAGCACCTCCGCCATGCGCCGACCGCGCGCGGCGGCATCCTCGGTGCCGGGCACCCGCACGACGAGGTCCGGCCCGGCCCGCACCACCGAGACTGAGAACCCGGCCCCCAGGAACCTCAGCTCCGAAAGCTCGAACTTCCGTCCCGCCCGCTGAAGGGCGGTGCTGACCCCGTCGAGCAGACCGTCGTTCGACCGCTCTCCCACCACCTCATCCGACACCCCGCCATTCTCACCGCCCACGCCTCACCCCGCTGCCCCGCTGCCCCGCTGCCCCGCTGTCCCAACGACGCAACCAAGAGCCCCGGCCACCGGACGGGCCACGCCCCGGGGACGGCGGCCCACCACGACGGAGCCGTGTCCTCCATGCCCGGCGGCAACGACGCCCAGCGCCTGACCGGTGGGTTCACCCGGCTGGACAGTCAGGCCGAGACGGCCCGCGACCCGACCGCGCTGCGCGACCTGGCATCCGGCCCGGCCGTTGAGGTGTGGCTTACGCCCAGCGCGGTCGACGAGCACCGGATCGCGGTCTACCCGCACTTCGAACGCACTGGCCTGAGCTGGGCCAACGAGGACCGGGAGGCTCAGGACGCTGCCCGGCATCTGTTCACAGCGCGCGCATCAGTCGTTCGCCGGCGGGGTGGCGCTTTAGTTCCTGCATGTCTTTCGCCAAACCGGTAGGCCCGCGTTCTTCCCGTTTGTGGGCCAACTGCGTCCGGAGGTTCCCGGGGAGAAGCGCCGCACGGTTGGGGGTCTTCCACAGCTCGATGGTCTGCGCCACCCAGTAGGCCGCGAACTCCAGGATCAGGAGCGACTCGACGACGAGGATCGCGTGGCTCCATGGGGTGAGCAGTAGGTGTACGCCGATGACGATGAGCAGTGTCGCGAGCATCAGCACGGCGATGACCTGGTACAGCCGGTAGTAGATCCTCGGGTGTGGCGCTTCGGGAGTGGGAGACTGGCGGCGCGCCACGAAGGCGGTGAGGCACACGGTGACGATGATCGCCGCGAACAGGGTCCCCGCGGCGACCCCGTGCGCCCGGGCGTTGAAGAGGTCGCGGCGGAAGACGAAGGCGATCAGTCCCAGCGCCAGTACCACCCGGAGGAGCCATACCGCGATCTCGCCCAGGACGCTGCGATGCTGGTCGGTGTGCGTGCGACGGTACATCCACCGCGACGCGATGTATGCCAGGAGCAGGGCGATGATGAGCGCCCACACGTTGTTGGTGATCGCCGGTTCCCACTTCGCCCACGGTCCCGCCGCGCCACAGACCTGTCCGGGCGAGCCGGTCGGCACGAAAGCGACGATGAACGCGAGGACGCCGGCCAGGTCGAGCAGGGCATCCTCGGTGTCACTACTGCCCCTGTAGACGATCAACTGGACGCCGATCGCGCACAGCGCCGCGACGAAGACGCTGTGCGCGGTCGTGTAGTAGTACGCGCTGATGGATTCCTGCCAGCACGTGGCATGGAGCCGTTCGCCGACGACCCCGGCGGCCAGCAGGCCGACCATGATCGCCATGCCCGCGCGCAGGTACCGGTAGGTGTCCAGCGTGATGTCGCGGGCCTGTTCCTCCGCGTCGCGCGCTTCGCTCATCAGACCTCACACCCAACCGACGATCGGATCGATTCGCCGCGTCGCGATGGGCATGCGCGGCTACCGATGAGTATCGCACGATCGTCGGGCGTTATCCCGATGCCAAATGTCGGCGAAGTCGCTGGGAGTGATGGACAGTCAAACATGGACAGTCCCGCTAGGGGTGCCGAGCCATTGCCCCCGGGCTCCGTGCGGGCGAAGGCCGGCTCCAGCTCGGCGGCTGAGGGCTCGCGACCCGCGCCGAGACCGGCACGGGCCGCGACGCCCACCGCCCGCCCGCACAGTGCCGCCCCGAAAGTCGATTGGCGGAGTTTCGGCGGGGCCGGGCGTCGGCAGCACGGGCGTTGCGGGTTCCGCCGCCCCGATCTGTGTGAGGAGGTCGCGGTTGGCCTGGATGAGGTGGCGGGCGCTCAGCCAGTTCAGGACGAACATCCCGCAGCCGGGACCATGAACAGCACCGTGGTCGGCAGCGTCAACCGGCCGCGCAACGGCAGCCGGGAACGGAAGGACGGGCCACCCTGTCATGACGTCGGGGTAGCGGTTCCGGTGTACCCGGATGAACTTTTCTGCCCGGATATTGACACCCGAAGGTGCGGATCCCAGAGTGTCCAGGACCCGTGGAACCCGGGTCGAGCGGCCTGCGGGCCGACTGTAGGGCGAGGTCAGCACCCATGCCCGATAAGTGCGACATCCCGGCGGCGGTCACCCCGTCCGGCCCCGGCCTGACAGGAGGACGCCCGTGCGGTGGACACATCGCCGACCCATTTTCGGCATCGTCGTCGGCACGCTGCTGTTCACGGTGGCGTGCGCACCGGCGGAGCCGGAGAGGGTGCGGCCGGCGTCCGCGACCTCGGCGGCCGAGCTGGGCGGCATGGACGCGCTGGTCGCGGCGGCGAAGAAGGAGGGCGCGCTCAACCTGATCGCGCTGCCGCCGGACTGGGCGAACTACGGCGCGATGATCA
Proteins encoded in this window:
- a CDS encoding VOC family protein; the encoded protein is MPLRLHHIVIDAHDLPGLARFWAQVLGWKILSERDREVVIGPDVTAPVGICFMPVADVKAVKNRLHLDLTCTAEDRVDEIERVLALGARHVDVGQSGEESWVVLADPEGNEFCVIRPKRTLIL
- a CDS encoding DUF4279 domain-containing protein, giving the protein MIISQYVYFSIASEQVSAQEIGARLGLSPDEHTVRGSRSALPMVPKAHSWKVVCRESGLCVDEQVERLVERLEQYAVPIGALADELAASEGGRSATLQVVRYLNSGADPEYRVLGWHLDARVLDFLRVTRAELDVDEYGHECPADPEDD
- a CDS encoding phosphotransferase family protein; the protein is MSDEVVGERSNDGLLDGVSTALQRAGRKFELSELRFLGAGFSVSVVRAGPDLVVRVPGTEDAAARGRRMAEVLGALPELPARVPEVVEVLPAQESLEHGALVHVWLPGEPVSAGLVRSHGSALAGETAQFLAALHAVDSPKLEAVLRRTPAEVGLRRSVEEAELWPPDPVVELVAGRLAGPEVAAFGRWRAEYRDWIAEVGRPVALHGDFWHGNLVAREGRLAAVVDWEDARLGDRAADLCGLWCLGAEFGAAVLSRYAELTGIDSGALGWGVAVNRVRRELRGVEWSVRHDDADELEASIVKVRAALG